One window of Campylobacter avium LMG 24591 genomic DNA carries:
- the carA gene encoding glutamine-hydrolyzing carbamoyl-phosphate synthase small subunit: MKAYIYIENDLFISANSFGAKGTFYGEMVFNTSLSGYQEIISDPSYAGQFIVFSMPEIGIVGTNDDDNESKEIHASGIFIRELSKTYSNFRAKKDLAQFLKENNKIGICDIDTRFLVKMIRDNGNLNAVVSTEISSKEKLKELLKASAKIDEVNWVAKVSTKTPYEHKQGAWNHQTKSYEKAKSSNKCLAVLDYGVKTNILNELVQVGFAVKVFPHDTKAQELIKLYDKGEIHGVFLSNGPGEPKSLKNEIKEIKKLIDKKIPMLGICLGHQLLSNAFGYETYKMKFGQHGANHPVLNQENKKIEITAQNHNYNVPEELCEVAIITHRNLFGDNVEGVRYKNYPIISVQHHPESSSGPHESKYIFKEFMSLL; encoded by the coding sequence GTGAAAGCCTACATCTACATAGAAAACGACCTTTTTATAAGTGCAAATTCCTTTGGGGCAAAGGGGACTTTTTATGGAGAAATGGTTTTTAACACTTCCTTAAGCGGCTATCAAGAAATAATTTCGGACCCCTCTTACGCAGGACAGTTTATAGTCTTTTCAATGCCAGAAATTGGCATAGTAGGAACAAATGATGATGATAACGAAAGCAAAGAAATACACGCAAGTGGAATTTTCATAAGAGAGCTTAGCAAAACTTACTCAAATTTTAGAGCAAAAAAGGATTTAGCGCAGTTTTTGAAAGAAAATAATAAGATAGGAATTTGCGATATTGATACTAGATTTTTAGTAAAGATGATAAGGGATAATGGAAATTTAAATGCTGTTGTATCCACTGAAATTTCAAGCAAGGAAAAGCTAAAAGAGCTTTTAAAGGCTTCAGCTAAGATAGATGAGGTAAATTGGGTAGCTAAGGTAAGCACGAAAACGCCTTATGAGCACAAACAAGGTGCTTGGAATCATCAAACAAAATCTTATGAAAAGGCGAAAAGCTCTAACAAATGCCTTGCTGTGCTTGATTACGGTGTGAAAACGAATATCTTAAACGAATTAGTTCAAGTAGGCTTTGCGGTTAAGGTTTTTCCACACGATACAAAGGCACAAGAGCTGATAAAGCTTTATGATAAGGGCGAAATTCACGGCGTTTTCTTATCAAATGGACCCGGCGAGCCAAAGAGCTTAAAAAATGAGATAAAAGAGATAAAAAAACTGATAGATAAAAAAATCCCTATGCTTGGAATTTGCTTAGGACATCAGCTTTTAAGCAATGCCTTTGGTTATGAGACATATAAGATGAAATTTGGACAGCACGGTGCAAATCATCCGGTATTAAATCAAGAAAATAAAAAGATAGAAATAACCGCACAAAATCACAACTACAATGTCCCTGAAGAGCTTTGCGAGGTGGCCATCATCACGCATAGAAATCTTTTTGGGGATAATGTAGAAGGAGTTAGATACAAAAACTATCCTATCATTTCGGTGCAACACCACCCAGAAAGTTCCTCAGGACCGCACGAAAGCAAGTATATATTTAAAGAATTTATGAGCTTGCTTTGA
- a CDS encoding tetratricopeptide repeat protein — translation MAEEVILQRDGANNEENKPQKNNIEENEHSFEEVKKPNVFKDPKFLFILFLMLGIMFFLLMVLYFLHSKTVEPFSVFTPQDDTSQEVVVDRESVKFEMTKIDDMIQKANALYLRGEREQAVKIYEQISIYSEALSNYNLGVSQMEQKNYTLALESFKKSIAANENQTVSAINAAVCALHLNDKLKFDYYIDLAYVYLSNEGDSELFDYYLSLINYYKGLYPEALQMLQQTQNKAYEDDAKYLSAKIYAKMGLNSKALENLTAQGNYNTFLSEGLLYARMGLYDKAKASLLNAQKIERDHNQSLAALNLIDIKTGHYREMLDRTNKEFEGNENYILDFYKIKVRLNNELSDINIAQQNFSKDFIQDLKAQANLLFYFTPYQVFDVKQAASYINKANVSNFIQDRDATNEFLSTSKVLSSVNVKLSKIINQALDGGLYKANEGFKDLLKSYKQHSILQFNLALSYAQMQYYDLAYKHFSTSYHLDPRNYAAGSLAVLSGVLAEQDTTKLVAEINENINLDNEFKDKIYQNVILFARKDFAAMLPFLDEADNNGFALVLKIIIAKNNDLNNEFNERIMDLKDKFKDDLLVDILFFNATNYNLNIKEYAQNAQIYFKNLNFDYDKLANAPVILRDSYITMMRISGLLNQERERIKQKLASEDGHEIGLSLILAYMDIYAGLFEEAYGLYSVLIDDYKIKDSNTYFLAAVAAVGANNPNAAIALLELSKLEDNSNQDARLALALLYHSVQNYEPAIYQYSQVKDGFLSKFFTFDLARN, via the coding sequence ATGGCTGAAGAGGTAATTTTACAAAGAGACGGTGCAAATAACGAGGAAAACAAGCCTCAGAAAAATAACATAGAGGAAAACGAGCATTCCTTTGAAGAGGTGAAAAAGCCTAATGTATTTAAGGACCCTAAATTTTTATTTATACTTTTTTTAATGCTTGGCATTATGTTCTTTTTGCTCATGGTTTTGTATTTTTTACACAGCAAAACAGTAGAGCCTTTTAGCGTATTCACCCCTCAAGATGACACAAGTCAAGAAGTTGTAGTAGACAGGGAAAGTGTTAAATTTGAGATGACTAAGATAGATGACATGATACAAAAGGCTAATGCCTTGTATCTAAGGGGCGAAAGAGAACAGGCTGTAAAAATTTATGAGCAAATTTCAATTTACAGCGAAGCCTTGTCAAACTACAATCTAGGCGTTTCACAAATGGAGCAAAAAAACTACACCCTCGCTTTAGAAAGCTTCAAAAAATCAATCGCTGCCAATGAAAATCAAACAGTCTCGGCCATAAACGCCGCTGTGTGTGCCTTGCATCTTAATGATAAGCTCAAATTTGATTATTACATAGACTTAGCTTATGTGTATTTGTCTAATGAGGGTGATTCTGAGCTTTTTGATTATTATTTAAGCCTTATAAACTACTACAAAGGCCTATATCCTGAAGCCTTGCAAATGCTGCAACAAACACAAAATAAAGCTTATGAGGATGACGCGAAATACCTTAGTGCTAAAATTTATGCAAAAATGGGACTAAATTCAAAGGCGCTTGAGAATTTAACAGCACAAGGAAACTACAACACCTTTTTAAGCGAGGGGCTTTTATACGCAAGAATGGGGCTCTATGACAAGGCTAAGGCAAGCTTGCTTAACGCTCAAAAGATAGAAAGAGACCATAACCAAAGCTTGGCTGCTTTAAATTTAATAGACATCAAAACCGGCCATTATAGAGAAATGCTAGATAGAACAAATAAAGAATTTGAAGGAAACGAAAACTATATACTTGATTTTTACAAGATTAAGGTGAGGCTAAATAATGAACTTAGCGATATAAACATCGCACAACAAAATTTCAGCAAGGATTTTATACAGGATTTAAAAGCACAGGCAAATTTACTCTTTTACTTCACTCCTTATCAGGTCTTTGATGTAAAGCAGGCCGCGTCTTACATAAACAAGGCGAATGTGTCTAATTTCATACAAGATAGAGATGCTACTAATGAATTTTTAAGCACGAGCAAAGTTTTATCATCTGTAAATGTAAAGCTATCAAAAATCATAAATCAAGCACTAGATGGCGGACTTTACAAAGCAAATGAGGGCTTTAAGGACTTGCTAAAGTCTTATAAACAACACAGCATTTTGCAGTTTAACCTAGCATTATCTTATGCTCAAATGCAATACTACGACCTTGCATACAAGCATTTTTCAACATCATATCACCTAGACCCTAGAAATTACGCTGCTGGTTCTTTGGCTGTATTAAGCGGTGTTTTAGCAGAGCAAGATACCACAAAACTTGTAGCCGAGATAAACGAAAATATAAATTTAGACAATGAATTTAAAGATAAGATTTATCAAAATGTTATCTTGTTTGCAAGAAAGGATTTCGCGGCTATGCTGCCTTTCTTAGATGAGGCTGATAACAACGGCTTTGCCCTTGTGCTAAAAATAATCATTGCTAAAAATAATGACTTAAACAATGAATTTAACGAAAGGATAATGGATTTAAAAGACAAATTTAAGGATGATTTGTTGGTGGATATTTTATTTTTCAATGCCACTAATTATAATTTAAACATAAAAGAATATGCGCAAAACGCACAAATTTACTTTAAAAATTTAAATTTTGATTATGATAAATTAGCAAATGCTCCTGTGATACTTAGGGATTCTTACATAACTATGATGAGAATTTCAGGGCTTTTAAATCAAGAAAGAGAGCGTATAAAGCAAAAACTAGCAAGCGAGGATGGCCACGAGATAGGGCTTAGCCTTATACTTGCTTACATGGACATTTATGCGGGGCTTTTTGAGGAGGCTTATGGGCTTTATAGCGTGTTGATTGATGATTATAAAATCAAGGATTCAAATACATATTTCCTAGCAGCAGTTGCAGCCGTAGGTGCTAACAACCCAAACGCTGCCATTGCCTTGCTAGAGCTTTCCAAGCTAGAGGATAATTCAAACCAAGATGCAAGACTAGCCTTAGCACTGCTGTATCATTCAGTGCAAAACTACGAGCCAGCTATTTATCAATACAGCCAAGTAAAAGATGGATTTTTAAGTAAGTTTTTTACCTTTGATTTAGCTAGAAATTAA
- the hisF gene encoding imidazole glycerol phosphate synthase subunit HisF has product MLTKRIIACLDVRDGRVVKGVQFKNHKDMGDIVELAKFYSQNGIDELVFYDISASARNERVKRAWVEKVAREISIPFCVAGGIKSIEDAREILANGADKISINSPALNNPKLISELAQNFGVQCVVVGIDSFKDEKGELKVFKYTGDEKTSTHSGKSTLEWVKEVQDRGAGEIVLNMMNEDGCKNGYDLEQLKRVKELCKIPLVASGGAGKKEHFLEAFKLNIDACLAASVFHQRLIDIKELKAFLKENSILVRV; this is encoded by the coding sequence GCCTTGATGTAAGAGATGGACGCGTAGTAAAAGGCGTGCAGTTTAAAAACCACAAAGATATGGGAGATATAGTAGAACTTGCTAAATTTTACTCTCAAAACGGCATTGACGAGCTTGTATTTTACGATATAAGTGCAAGTGCTAGAAATGAAAGAGTTAAAAGGGCTTGGGTAGAAAAGGTAGCTCGCGAAATTTCCATACCTTTTTGCGTAGCAGGAGGTATAAAAAGCATAGAGGACGCTAGGGAAATTCTAGCAAATGGAGCTGATAAAATTTCCATAAACTCACCTGCATTAAATAATCCAAAACTCATAAGCGAACTAGCACAAAATTTTGGTGTGCAATGCGTTGTAGTAGGCATTGATAGTTTTAAGGATGAAAAAGGAGAGCTAAAGGTTTTTAAATACACAGGAGATGAAAAAACCTCAACTCATAGCGGCAAGAGCACCTTAGAATGGGTAAAAGAAGTGCAAGATAGAGGTGCTGGAGAGATAGTTTTAAATATGATGAATGAGGATGGCTGTAAAAATGGCTATGACTTAGAGCAGTTAAAAAGGGTTAAAGAACTTTGCAAAATTCCACTTGTTGCTAGCGGAGGAGCTGGAAAAAAGGAGCATTTTTTAGAGGCTTTTAAGCTTAACATCGATGCTTGTTTGGCTGCTTCTGTTTTTCATCAAAGATTAATTGACATAAAAGAGCTTAAGGCTTTTTTAAAAGAAAATTCTATCTTAGTAAGGGTATAG
- a CDS encoding DUF507 family protein, protein MRIKQAHIPYIANKIVLDMVNSSFVELKDNYDNLLSKSKEILEKDLFKERSLDERVKELLEEQEDEMEFMQVDRKNMFWLVKKRLAPEFDVILNNEDRHNDLAHKILSAFVDNDFINFDVSENRIKNLIFSSIENYLRTYESLEDEVYEKISHYKRKLVPGSEEFEIVFDKLYQEELKKRGML, encoded by the coding sequence ATGCGTATCAAACAAGCACATATTCCTTATATAGCAAATAAAATAGTATTAGATATGGTAAATTCATCTTTTGTGGAACTAAAGGACAATTATGACAACTTGCTTAGCAAAAGCAAGGAAATTCTAGAAAAGGACCTCTTTAAAGAAAGAAGCTTGGATGAGAGAGTGAAAGAGCTTTTAGAGGAGCAAGAAGATGAAATGGAATTCATGCAAGTAGATAGAAAAAATATGTTTTGGCTTGTTAAGAAAAGGCTAGCCCCTGAATTTGATGTGATTTTAAACAACGAAGATAGGCATAATGACCTAGCACATAAAATTCTATCAGCCTTTGTGGATAATGATTTTATAAATTTTGATGTTTCTGAAAATAGGATTAAAAATTTAATTTTTTCTAGCATAGAAAACTATCTTAGAACTTACGAAAGCTTGGAAGATGAGGTGTATGAAAAAATTTCACATTATAAAAGAAAGCTGGTGCCGGGCTCTGAGGAATTTGAAATAGTCTTTGACAAGCTCTATCAAGAGGAGCTTAAGAAAAGGGGAATGCTGTGA
- a CDS encoding sulfite exporter TauE/SafE family protein, whose translation MSFLATALVALLSSFGHCYFMCGGFNILVLKFSKELKFSSLAIFLYHLFRILTYTALALVFFYFQVSFFKSDFSKGVLFFALGMFMVLLGLSLLFKLKILTFIENAYVFNKILQKFKDKINFKNYHSFCFLGILNGLLPCGLVYFYIALASSLKSLVEVLLLMFIFGFCTMIVMLLFIKFIKLSSEIFAKIAASLSYILITSYGLYLAFMGLMLSR comes from the coding sequence TTGAGTTTTTTAGCCACCGCCCTTGTAGCCTTGCTTTCAAGCTTTGGGCATTGTTATTTTATGTGCGGGGGCTTTAATATACTTGTTTTAAAATTCAGCAAAGAGCTTAAATTCTCATCCTTAGCCATATTTTTATATCATCTTTTTAGAATTTTAACTTACACAGCCTTAGCCCTTGTGTTTTTTTATTTTCAAGTAAGTTTTTTTAAGAGTGATTTTTCAAAAGGGGTCTTATTTTTCGCACTAGGTATGTTTATGGTGCTGCTTGGGCTTTCCTTGCTTTTTAAGCTAAAAATCTTAACTTTCATAGAAAATGCTTATGTTTTTAATAAAATTTTGCAAAAATTTAAAGATAAGATAAATTTTAAAAACTATCATAGCTTTTGTTTTTTAGGAATTTTAAACGGCTTACTACCTTGCGGGCTTGTGTATTTTTACATCGCCTTGGCAAGTTCTTTAAAAAGTCTTGTAGAGGTACTTTTGCTTATGTTTATATTTGGCTTTTGCACTATGATAGTTATGTTACTTTTCATAAAATTTATAAAACTTAGCTCAGAAATCTTTGCAAAAATCGCCGCTTCCTTATCTTATATCCTAATCACAAGCTACGGGCTTTACCTAGCCTTTATGGGCTTAATGCTTAGTAGATGA
- a CDS encoding shikimate kinase — protein sequence MRNENLLFIGFMGCGKSSVARALALDLKRVFFDSDDLIELKFKLSIKEIFQKYGEDFFRKEERLLADFFANTSNAIIASGGGFYKNANLKEIGKIIYLEAGFDFLKNRLSKDELLKRPLFSDEKTARALFEERVHKYKALAQQTINVENKSIETIKDEIKKGLI from the coding sequence ATGAGGAATGAAAATTTACTTTTTATAGGCTTTATGGGTTGCGGGAAAAGCTCGGTCGCAAGGGCTTTGGCTTTGGATTTAAAAAGGGTTTTTTTTGATAGTGATGATTTGATAGAACTTAAATTTAAGCTTAGCATTAAAGAGATTTTCCAAAAATACGGCGAGGATTTTTTTAGAAAAGAAGAAAGGCTTTTGGCTGATTTTTTTGCCAATACCTCAAATGCGATAATAGCAAGTGGAGGTGGTTTTTATAAGAATGCAAATTTAAAAGAAATTGGCAAGATTATTTATCTTGAGGCAGGTTTTGACTTTTTAAAAAATCGCTTAAGCAAAGACGAGCTACTTAAAAGACCACTTTTTAGCGATGAAAAAACGGCTAGAGCACTATTTGAAGAAAGAGTGCATAAGTACAAAGCTTTAGCACAACAAACAATAAATGTGGAAAATAAAAGCATAGAAACAATAAAAGATGAAATCAAAAAGGGCTTGATATGA
- a CDS encoding dihydroneopterin aldolase — translation MQEFKLKIKDLEFETIIGILDFEREKKQRIVLNAEFLYEFSEEILDYRLLREFLLQAFDKNFDTLENALVYFQEHIPKNFKNITYFHIELSKTQIFKDCLVSVSLEYKR, via the coding sequence ATGCAAGAATTTAAGCTTAAGATAAAAGACTTAGAATTTGAAACTATAATTGGCATACTAGACTTTGAAAGGGAGAAAAAACAAAGGATAGTTTTAAATGCTGAATTTTTGTATGAATTTAGCGAAGAAATTCTTGATTACAGGCTTTTGCGTGAATTTTTACTGCAAGCTTTTGATAAAAATTTTGATACCTTAGAAAATGCTCTTGTATATTTTCAAGAGCATATACCTAAGAACTTTAAAAACATAACATATTTTCACATAGAACTTAGCAAAACACAAATTTTTAAAGACTGCTTGGTATCTGTATCTCTTGAATATAAAAGGTAA
- the der gene encoding ribosome biogenesis GTPase Der, with translation MQSIIIVGKPNVGKSSLFNRMARKRIAITSDISGTTRDINKIEIQIQDKKALLIDSGGLDESSELFKNVRSKTLLSAKESKIILYLVDVKLGINDEDRKNFYTLAKLKKPIALVINKVDNEKDKERAYEFASFGIKDVFFISVSHNVGLDELYDWLYKHLNKDESLSVDEDESLEDFLENDEIDEIDSSRIKVGILGRVNVGKSSLLNALLKEERSVVSKVAGTTIDPVNEVLSYKDKIIEFVDTAGIRKRGKIQGLEKFALLRTQEVLKQAQIALLVLDASEGFNELDERIAGLLAQNYLAVLIILNKWDKSELDFDKTVKELRLDRFKFLAHSPILSVSALSGKRVHLVLDKILELFENYIQKIPTAKLNSVVAEAVKAHPLPHDRGKVVKIYYATQYKIAPPKIALIMNRPKALHFSYKRYLQNKLRENFKLDGVPLIIASRKKGQKDEE, from the coding sequence ATGCAAAGCATCATCATAGTTGGCAAACCAAATGTTGGAAAATCAAGCCTTTTCAATAGAATGGCAAGAAAAAGAATAGCTATAACTAGCGATATAAGCGGCACCACAAGGGATATCAATAAAATAGAAATTCAAATACAAGATAAAAAAGCCCTACTCATAGACAGCGGCGGACTTGATGAAAGTAGCGAGTTATTTAAAAATGTAAGATCTAAAACCTTGCTTAGCGCCAAAGAAAGCAAGATTATCCTCTACCTAGTAGATGTGAAACTAGGAATTAATGATGAGGATAGGAAAAATTTTTATACTCTAGCAAAGCTTAAAAAACCCATAGCCTTAGTGATAAACAAAGTAGATAATGAAAAAGACAAAGAAAGAGCGTATGAGTTTGCAAGCTTTGGCATAAAGGATGTGTTTTTTATCTCAGTTTCTCACAATGTAGGGCTTGATGAGCTTTATGATTGGCTTTATAAACACTTAAACAAAGATGAAAGCTTAAGCGTGGATGAAGATGAGAGCTTGGAGGATTTTTTAGAAAATGACGAGATAGATGAAATCGATAGCTCCAGGATAAAGGTTGGAATTTTAGGTAGGGTAAATGTGGGAAAATCAAGCCTTTTAAATGCCTTGCTAAAAGAGGAAAGAAGCGTAGTAAGCAAGGTAGCTGGAACCACGATAGACCCTGTCAATGAGGTGCTAAGCTATAAGGATAAGATTATAGAATTTGTAGATACAGCCGGGATTAGAAAAAGAGGTAAAATTCAAGGACTTGAAAAATTCGCCCTACTTCGCACGCAAGAGGTTTTAAAACAAGCACAAATCGCACTTTTAGTTCTTGACGCTAGCGAGGGTTTTAATGAGCTGGATGAAAGGATAGCCGGACTTTTGGCTCAAAACTACCTAGCCGTGCTAATCATCTTAAACAAATGGGATAAAAGCGAGCTAGACTTTGATAAAACGGTCAAAGAACTAAGGCTTGATAGGTTTAAATTTTTGGCACACTCGCCCATACTTAGCGTGTCTGCACTAAGCGGAAAAAGGGTTCATCTAGTGCTTGATAAAATTTTAGAACTTTTTGAAAATTACATACAAAAAATACCTACCGCGAAGCTAAATTCAGTCGTAGCCGAGGCTGTAAAAGCCCATCCTTTGCCGCATGATAGAGGCAAAGTAGTAAAAATTTATTACGCTACGCAGTATAAGATAGCCCCTCCAAAAATAGCCTTGATAATGAACAGGCCAAAAGCCTTGCATTTTAGCTACAAAAGATACTTGCAAAATAAATTAAGAGAGAATTTTAAGCTAGATGGAGTTCCTTTAATCATAGCTTCGCGTAAAAAAGGGCAAAAAGATGAGGAATGA
- the hisIE gene encoding bifunctional phosphoribosyl-AMP cyclohydrolase/phosphoribosyl-ATP diphosphatase HisIE, with amino-acid sequence MSENIINEVDWQKVGGLLPVIVQDYKSAEVLMLGYMNEEALKKSIQEKRVSFFSRTKNRIWTKGESSKNFLDIINLGLDCDKDTLLILAKPHGVTCHVGDISCFENVSKESDLVFLARLARLIKERKNADYTKFYTAKLFKEGTKRIAQKVGEEGVETALAATVKDINELKNEAADLLFHLMVLLEDANLSLNDVIEILKQRNSSTKH; translated from the coding sequence ATGAGTGAAAATATCATAAACGAGGTTGATTGGCAAAAAGTAGGAGGCTTGCTTCCTGTCATAGTGCAAGATTACAAAAGTGCTGAAGTTTTAATGCTTGGCTATATGAATGAAGAGGCTTTAAAAAAGAGCATACAAGAAAAAAGAGTGAGCTTTTTTTCAAGAACTAAAAATAGAATTTGGACCAAAGGCGAAAGCTCTAAAAATTTCTTAGATATAATAAATTTAGGGCTTGACTGCGATAAAGACACACTTTTAATCCTAGCAAAACCTCATGGTGTAACTTGCCATGTCGGCGATATTTCTTGCTTTGAAAATGTTTCAAAGGAAAGTGATTTGGTCTTTTTGGCAAGACTTGCAAGGCTTATAAAAGAAAGAAAAAATGCGGATTATACAAAGTTCTATACAGCAAAACTTTTTAAAGAAGGTACAAAAAGAATAGCTCAAAAAGTAGGCGAAGAAGGTGTTGAAACAGCCCTAGCAGCCACTGTTAAGGATATAAATGAGCTTAAAAACGAAGCGGCTGATTTGCTCTTTCACTTAATGGTCTTGCTTGAAGATGCGAATTTAAGCTTAAATGATGTAATAGAAATTTTAAAACAGCGAAACTCATCTACTAAGCATTAA
- the serS gene encoding serine--tRNA ligase — translation MIDLKLLQNDFDKFAKKLEAKKLDSALLAKVKDLFIKLKEQRVLLEDLQAFQNKFSKELASAQNKDELKQKLSANKEKIASQAKIVDELEKELEELSHSIPNLPDDDVPVGEDENENLELKKVLEPRVFDFNPKEHFELSENLDWLDFVRGVKIAQSRFCVMKKDAALLNRALINYMIDFNRSRGFELVNVPYLVSSKTMFGTGQLPKFKDDMYKVENEDLYLISTSEIPVTNLYADEILMPELLPIKMTCYSACFRQEAGSAGRDTRGIIRQHQFEKVELVSITKPEQSEAVLEEMVACASDLLTSLGLAHRHLMLCTGDLGFSAAKTIDLEVWLPGQNKYREISSVSNCRDFQARRAKIRYKDEDGKNKLVHTLNGSSLAVGRTLVAIMENYQEKDGSISIPDVLRKYF, via the coding sequence ATGATTGATTTAAAACTTTTACAAAATGACTTTGATAAATTTGCCAAAAAGCTAGAAGCAAAAAAACTTGATAGTGCCTTGCTTGCAAAAGTAAAGGATTTGTTTATCAAATTAAAAGAGCAAAGAGTTTTGTTAGAGGATTTGCAAGCCTTTCAAAATAAATTTAGCAAAGAATTAGCAAGCGCGCAAAATAAAGATGAGCTAAAACAAAAACTAAGTGCAAATAAAGAAAAAATCGCTTCTCAAGCTAAGATAGTTGATGAGCTAGAAAAAGAGCTAGAGGAACTTTCGCACTCTATCCCAAATTTACCTGATGATGATGTACCCGTTGGAGAAGATGAAAACGAAAATTTAGAGCTAAAAAAGGTTTTAGAGCCTAGAGTTTTTGATTTTAACCCAAAAGAACATTTTGAGCTTAGTGAGAACTTAGATTGGCTTGATTTTGTAAGAGGTGTTAAGATTGCTCAAAGTAGATTTTGCGTGATGAAAAAAGACGCAGCACTTTTAAATAGAGCTTTGATAAATTATATGATTGATTTTAACAGAAGCAGAGGCTTTGAACTTGTTAATGTGCCATATCTAGTAAGTTCAAAAACCATGTTTGGAACGGGACAACTGCCTAAATTTAAAGATGATATGTATAAGGTGGAAAATGAGGATTTGTACCTCATCTCAACTTCTGAAATTCCTGTTACAAACCTTTACGCAGATGAAATTTTAATGCCTGAACTTTTACCTATAAAAATGACTTGTTATAGTGCTTGCTTTAGACAAGAAGCCGGTAGTGCTGGACGCGACACCAGAGGGATTATAAGACAACATCAGTTTGAAAAAGTAGAACTCGTAAGTATCACAAAGCCTGAGCAAAGCGAAGCAGTGCTTGAGGAAATGGTAGCCTGCGCTAGTGATTTATTAACATCGCTAGGTTTGGCACACAGACATCTTATGCTTTGCACCGGAGATTTGGGCTTTTCAGCGGCAAAGACTATAGACTTAGAAGTTTGGCTTCCGGGGCAAAACAAATACAGAGAAATAAGCTCGGTATCTAATTGCAGGGATTTTCAAGCAAGAAGAGCAAAGATTAGATATAAAGATGAGGACGGCAAAAACAAATTAGTTCACACCTTAAACGGCTCATCTTTAGCCGTTGGCAGAACCCTTGTAGCTATAATGGAAAACTACCAGGAAAAAGATGGCAGCATAAGCATTCCTGATGTGCTTAGAAAATATTTTTAA
- the trpS gene encoding tryptophan--tRNA ligase, with translation MRILTGLQPSGNLHIGNYFGSLRQMLQAQNNSDMFIFIANYHAMTSNKDGELLKENTKNIAAAYLALGIEPNSCTFWLQSDVKEVLELYWILSQFTPMGLLERAHSYKDKIAKGLNAHHGLFSYPVLMAADILLFDSNIIPVGKDQIQHVEIARDIALKVNNEWGDVFVVPEARVDEDLATVVGTDGAKMSKSYNNTIEIFAPTKKLKKQISAIITDSTALEEPKDWRTCTVFKLASLFLNQAEQDMLKARYEKGGEGYGHFKAFLNELILDYFSSARARYEDLLQNPAKIQESLEIGALKARKIAQEKMQKIYSKIGL, from the coding sequence ATGAGAATTTTAACAGGACTGCAACCAAGCGGAAATTTGCATATAGGAAATTATTTTGGCTCGCTAAGACAGATGTTGCAAGCACAAAATAATAGTGATATGTTTATATTTATAGCTAATTATCATGCAATGACTAGCAATAAAGACGGCGAACTTTTAAAAGAAAATACAAAAAACATAGCCGCTGCTTATCTAGCCTTGGGCATCGAACCAAATTCTTGCACCTTTTGGCTGCAAAGCGATGTGAAAGAGGTTTTAGAGCTTTATTGGATTTTGTCTCAATTTACGCCAATGGGACTTTTAGAAAGAGCTCACAGCTATAAAGACAAGATAGCAAAGGGCTTAAACGCACATCATGGCTTGTTTTCGTACCCTGTTTTAATGGCTGCTGATATTTTGCTTTTTGATAGCAATATAATTCCGGTTGGAAAAGACCAAATTCAGCATGTAGAAATAGCAAGAGACATAGCGCTTAAGGTAAATAACGAATGGGGCGATGTTTTTGTAGTGCCTGAAGCTAGAGTAGATGAGGATTTAGCGACTGTTGTTGGAACTGACGGGGCTAAGATGAGCAAGTCTTACAATAACACTATAGAAATTTTTGCACCAACAAAAAAGCTTAAAAAACAAATTTCTGCTATAATAACTGACAGTACAGCCTTAGAGGAGCCTAAAGATTGGAGGACTTGCACGGTGTTTAAACTAGCTTCTTTGTTTTTAAATCAAGCAGAACAAGATATGCTAAAAGCTAGATACGAAAAAGGTGGTGAAGGGTATGGGCATTTTAAAGCCTTTTTAAATGAGCTCATTTTGGATTATTTCTCAAGTGCTAGAGCAAGGTATGAGGATTTGTTACAAAATCCAGCCAAAATACAAGAAAGCCTTGAAATTGGTGCTTTGAAAGCAAGAAAAATCGCACAAGAAAAGATGCAAAAAATTTACAGCAAAATCGGACTATAA